The proteins below are encoded in one region of Portunus trituberculatus isolate SZX2019 chromosome 17, ASM1759143v1, whole genome shotgun sequence:
- the LOC123504946 gene encoding putative neural-cadherin 2 isoform X1, with protein sequence MAVNVLMPLLIPLGEQITNVTHLAGRGSLIFSQPLMEVFVQENTAPVLLLTLHATSNTTASDVVYSVVSGAAGGLFHAHPHTGHLTLTAPLDYEAYKQYDLVVGGQAGEERAFARVFVRVKDQNDLPPAFPRPVFETQITEEDDRHLPKAILQVIAEDGDISDEGRLLYSLSTDDHHAPINTTFSISRSSGYIHLLRPLDRDAPLGRARWRLWVAATDGLHTARAQVHVNVKDINDNAPFFPHNVIEASVLENADAGTEVAHVTATDLDDPEEGANAAVTYSVDKNVIDEQSGRPIFSIDSATGTIRTALCCLDREQTPSFVIQVVASDGGGLKGTGTVVVALGDENDVSPKFSRREWVVTVPESVTPNTSLALLSVRDLDTTNDFAFKVVSGSGYGWERFAVVPAMNHSGALQTLNPLDYEDPSQRRGFKFKIQVSDQGEAGWQEARHMDSAWVRVLLLDDNDNAPRFATNLVNLTLPEDTPLGHSLASFTATDIDQDGLEEIHYAIDPASDPGRQFAVDSEGRVWLRRLLDRETAASHAIRVWAVDGGQPARTATATLLLPVLDVNDNPPHVAGPAALHVPENSWPRHVANVTLGDADDWTLGHGPPFTVVLDTSTPAKVREDFAVDFDSRGDEGRGVAVVTSLRPLDREAEPTRLLPLVVGDARGLTATVTITVTVTDVNDNLMSSAAKVISVTRITGQVEGVSLGRVYVADPDDWDAGQKTWEWRRRIAHPLFTLDPRDGHLALAPHASDGSYFLQFWVSDATHGQTEIPANVTVYVTSLSEDVMPWAVPVTLATHSPEQLLSRHQGSSISQLEALVDAVESLAESKVVVVSLEEQRSATVPTHRTSRVWLAARPRQPLDQLLLLHRHQIAEESGVVMTEVGVGVCLARAGASGVWVVDANRTALVTPRFLTVASGCSCRSRQPQILQQQYQEHREEEQLASVKGHQPSVAAVTRPTSCQPSPCLNHGRCIAKPRGPRCVCPQGTSGSICKQLSRRFAGDGWAWVSPVPSCPSVHITLEFRARCSECLLLYAGPAPASAPSPHFVQEDVLSVELRDGWPRVMLDLGTSPVLLTTSMGSTSRSPSLADDRWHRLDIMWGNERAEMVVDTCNGGEGCHVGAALAAGVGGLKVMAPLQVGGMAHAPPRHLDHGWPAPIASSAFHGCIRNLRVNGELRDLGEEVLSAGSWPGCTGYDICPSAGHRCSDNSRCVEEVGCVCNLGWTGPSCSQLSSPASFSPNSYIKMALSSSPPTSTTTLQLRFRTWEASGQLLAVTSHHERDQMVIHLAAGHLCVQLTLHPRAKSLLCLSRSHLSDGRWHSVTASRHGEWLELLADEGDGLLYNTTATPSSLYGWTAPLLVDRHEGVHVGGSPEYVGVSLQAVHSDFRDGCLDDLRVSGISLPLPPRVNITPLAEVTMFTNVRPSCLAPAACANVTCSEPLTCVDVWRRHECGCGEGAALVRETGTCRDVNECLWSPCFNGGTCINHEPGYMCLCPEPFTGEHCTVSMTRYSALTLSFSALVLLLVFSCVILGMVLAVYMVCQQRKRKFRQGSRCSRSPEVPECPKAQQDKESGTTGNQGGDVSTTKTVTELHHPTPSTNDTEEKSSGMKAARKSKSGAGGEGGCGCPHLPSLDDLRYYAYEGDGSSPGSLSSCCSGADGAEEAKLIGGFQDVATLLNCLTGQSAGQSPGRRHSHVSKQQKAEEVRSTLTPFNISYSKADGAQTSPSEATKEGPDDNNTAPVITDYDTGIHASLIYRKCNSLPRSRAPKIFVNNLHNFSRSPERNLNSLQKSKTIPTPCEAHAAQGCHTERKCCKTSLSSPSRGGDLSPARAGMVCLACSATAHTGLECQHGGGPRRSKSFSTVSYITAGLSPGRGCPCPIARSAA encoded by the exons CCGCTCCTCAGGATACATACACCTCCTTCGG CCGCTGGACCGGGACGCACCGCTGGGCCGGGCGCGGTGGAGGCTGTGGGTAGCGGCGACGGATGGCCTGCATACTGCACGAGCGCAGGTCCACGTCAATGTTAAAGACATCAACGATAACGCGCCCTTCTTCCCACACAACGTCATTGAGGCCTCGGTGCTGGAAAACGCAGACGCCG GGACGGAGGTGGCACACGTGACGGCGACTGACCTGGATGACCCCGAGGAAGGTGCCAACGCTGCCGTCACCTACTCCGTCGACAAAAATGTGATCGACGAACAGTCAGGTCGACCCATCTTCTCCATTGACAGCGCCACGGGCAC GATTCGGACTGCACTGTGTTGCCTCGACAGGGAACAGACGCCTTCCTTTGTCATCCAGGTGGTGGCCTCCGACGGCGGTGGGCTCAAAG GCACAggcacagtggtggtggcgctggggGACGAGAACGACGTGTCCCCAAAGTTCAGCCGGCGGGAGTGGGTAGTGACGGTGCCAGAGTCAGTCACCCCAAACACCTCCCTCGCTCTGCTCTCCGTCCGTGACCTCGACACTACTAATGACTTTGCCTTCAAG GTGGTGTCGGGTAGTGGCTACGGGTGGGAGAGGTTTGCGGTGGTGCCTGCCATGAACCACAGCGGCGCCCTACAAACCCTCAACCCACTTGATTACGAGGACCCCAGCCAGCGACGGGGCTTCAAGTTCAAGATCCAAGTCTCTGATCAG GGCGAGGCAGGGTGGCAGGAGGCGCGCCACATGGACTCGGCATGGGTGAGGGTGTTGCTGCTGGATGACAACGACAACGCGCCTCGCTTCGCCACTAACCTGGTCAACCTCACCCTGCCAGAGGACACCCCGCTGGGCCACTCCCTCGCTTCCTTCACCGCCACAGACATTGACCAG GATGGTCTAGAAGAAATTCATTATGCCATAGATCCCGCCAGTGATCCTGGCAGACAGTTCGCAGTGGACAGCGAGGGCCGTGTATGGCTGCGAAGGCTGCTGGACCGAGAGACGGCGGCCAGCCACGCGATCCGGGTGTGGGCTGTGGACGGAGGCCAGCCAGCCCGCACCGCCACGGCGACGCTCCTGCTGCCTGTTCTAGACGTAAATGACAATCCACCACATGTGGCCGGGCCTGCAGCCCTGCACGTGCCAGAAAATAGCTGGCCCAGACACGTGGCTAACGTCACGCTGGGTGACGCAGACGACTGGACCCTCGGCCACGGCCCTCCTTTCACTGTTGTTCTGGACACCTCGACTCCTGCCAAAGTCAGAGAGGACTTCGCCGTTGACTTTGACAGCA gAGGGGACGAGGGGCGTGGCGTGGCAGTGGTGACGTCCTTGAGGCCGTTGGACCGAGAAGCAGAACCCACGCGACTGCTGCCCCTGGTGGTGGGGGACGCACGGGGTCTCACCGCCACTGttaccatcaccgtcaccgtcaccgaCGTCAACGACAACCTCATGAGTTCCGCAGCCAAGGTCATCTCCGTCACGCGCATCACA GGCCAAGTGGAGGGTGTGTCCCTAGGCAGAGTATACGTAGCAGATCCTGACGACTGGGACGCCGGCCAGAAGACATGGGAGTGGCGGCGCCGCATTGCACACCCGCTCTTCACTCTCGATCCGCGGGACGGCCACCTCGCCCTTGCCCCGCACGCCAGCGACGGATC GTACTTCCTCCAATTTTGGGTGAGTGATGCCACACACGGCCAGACGGAAATCCCAGCCAACGTCACTGTTTACGTCACCAGCCTAAGTGAAGACGTGATGCCCTGGGCAGTGCCCGTCACCCTAGCCACCCACTCCCCGGAGCAGCTACTTTCTCGTCATCAG GGGAGCTCCATCTCCCAGCTGGAAGCCCTTGTCGATGCGGTGGAGTCCTTGGCTGAGtcaaaagtggtggtggtgagcctcGAGGAGCAGCGCAGTGCCACGGTTCCCACCCATCGCACCTCCAGGGTGTGGCTTGCCGCGCGACCCCGTCAACCCCTCGACCAGCTGCTCCTTCTACACCGCCATCAG ATCGCTGAGGAGAGTGGCGTGGTAATGACGGAGGTCGGAGTGGGCGTGTGCCTGGCTCGCGCCGGGGCCTCAGGAGTGTGGGTAGTGGACGCCAACAGAACAGCCCTTGTCACCCCGCGATTCCTCACCGTAGCCAGTGGATGCAGCTGCCGCTCACGTCAGCCACAAATTctgcaacaacaataccaagaGCACCGTGAGGAAGAGCAGCTGGCCAGCGTGAAGGGCCACCAGCCCAGTGTGGCTGCAGTCACTCGCCCCACCTCGTGCCAGCCAAGTCCCTGCCTTAACCACGGCCGCTGCATCGCCAAGCCTCGCGGCCCCAG GTGTGTATGTCCACAGGGCACCAGTGGATCCATCTGTAAGCAGCTGAGCCGACGTTTCGCGGGTGACGGGTGGGCATGGGTGTCCCCGGTGCCCAGCTGCCCTAGCGTTCACATCACCCTTGAGTTTCGTGCTCGCTGCTCGGAATGCCTCCTCTTGTACGCCGGGCCTGCCCCCGCCTCGGCTCCCTCTCCTCACTTCGTGCAG GAAGACGTGCTGAGCGTGGAGCTGAGAGACGGGTGGCCACGGGTGATGCTGGACTTGGGCACTAGTCCTGTCCTGCTCACAACCAGCATGGGATCTACTTCCCGCTCCCCATCGCTTGCAGACGATCGTTGGCACCGTCTTGATATCATGTGGGGCAACGAG AGAGCGGAGATGGTGGTTGACACCTGCAACGGTGGAGAGGGATGCCACGTCGGGGCGGCCCTGGCAGCTGGTGTGGGCGGTCTAAAGGTGATGGCGCCGCTGCAGGTCGGTGGAATGGCCCATGCTCCTCCCCGACATCTGGACCACGGTTGGCCTGCCCCCATCGCTTCCTCCGCCTTCCATGGTTGTATTAGAAACTTACGTGTCAACGGCGAG CTGCGTGACCTTGGTGAGGAGGTGCTGAGTGCTGGCAGCTGGCCGGGCTGTACTGGCTATGACATCTGCCCGTCCGCCGGACACCGGTGTTCAGACAACTCCAG gtgtgtggaggaggttgGGTGTGTGTGCAATCTCGGCTGGACGGGCCCATCCTGCAGTCAGCTTTCCAGTCCCGCCTCCTTCTCCCCAAACAGCTACATCAAAATGgcactgtcatcatcaccacccacaAGCACAACTACATTGCAATTACG TTTCCGCACGTGGGAAGCTTCAGGTCAACTTCTGGCTGTGACGTCCCACCATGAGCGTGATCAGATGGTGATTCACTTGGCTGCCGGCCACTTGTGTGTTCAGCTGACGTTGCACCCTCGTGCGAAGTCTCTGTTATGTCTGTCCCGCTCACACCTCAGTGACGGCAGGTGGCACAGCGTCACGGCTAGCAG ACACGGCGAGTGGCTGGAGCTGCTGGCAGACGAGGGTGACGGTCTGCTCTACAATACCACCGCCACGCCTTCTTCCCTCTATGGATGGACGGCGCCCCTCCTGGTTGACCGGCACGAGGGAGTGCACGTGGGCGGTTCTCCTGAGTACGTGGGCGTCAGCCTCCAAGCTGTCCACAGTGACTTTCGCGATG GATGTTTGGATGACCTGCGTGTGTCTGGGATCAGTCTGCCTCTGCCACCTCGCGTCAACATCACGCCCTTAGCCGAGGTCACCATGTTTACCAATGTACGTCCTTCTTGCCTCGCCCCTGCAGCCTGTGCCAACGTCACCTGCTCGGAGCCTCTTACCTGCGTCGACGTCTGGAGGAGGCACGAGTGTGG GTGTGGTGAAGGCGCGGCACTGGTTAGGGAAACGGGCACCTGCAGGGACGTGAACGAGTGCCTGTGGTCTCCGTGCTTCAACGGAGGCACTTGCATCAACCACGAGCCAGGCTACATGTGTCTTTGCCCCGAGCCTTTCACCG GTGAGCACTGCACTGTGTCGATGACTAGATACTCggccctcactctctccttcagcGCACTCGTCCTCCTGCTGGTGTTCTCCTGCGTCATTCTGG GCATGGTGCTGGCTGTGTACATGGTGTGTCAGCAGCGCAAAAGAAAATTCCGCCAAGGCAGTCGTTGCAGCCGATCACCAGAAGTGCCGGAGTGCCCTAAAGCTCAACAGGACAAGGAGTCCGGTACCACCGGGAACCAAGGAGGGGACGTCTCTACCACCAAGACCGTCACGGAATTACATCATCCCACCCCCTCTACTAATGATACCGAGGAAAAGTCAAGCG GTATGAAGGCAGCAAGGAAGAGTAAATCAGGGgctgggggtgaagggggaTGTGGCTGCCCTCATCTACCCTCGTTGGATGATCTCCGGTACTACGCCTACGAGGGGGACGGCAGCTCACCCGGCTCACTCTCCTCCTGTTGCTCTG GAGCTGACGGTGCTGAGGAAGCTAAGCTGATCGGCGGCTTCCAGGACGTGGCCACGCTCCTCAACTGTCTGACAGGCCAGTCAGCAGGTCAGTCTCCAGGGCGACGCCATTCCCACGTCTCCAAGCAACAGAAGGCCGAGGAAGTTCGGTCCACCCTTACGCCTTTCAATATATCGTACAGCAAGGCCGATGGTGCACAGACTTCCCCATCTGAGGCCACCAAAGAGGGTCCCGACGACAACAACACAGCGCCAGTTATCACTGACTATGACACGGGCATACATGCAAGCCTCATATACAGGAAGTGTAACTCTCTCCCCAGGTCGAGGGCTCCGAAGATATTTGTAAACAATTTGCATAATTTCAGCAGAAGTCCAGAAAGAAATCTGAACTCGCTTCAGAAAAGCAAGACAATTCCAACCCCTTGCGAAGCACATGCCGCTCAGGGGTGCCATACTGAACGTAAGTGCTGCAAGACTTCATTGTCATCTCCATCCCGCGGCGGGGATCTCTCACCAGCGCGAGCAGGCATGGTGTGTCTGGCTTGTAGCGCCACCGCACACACAGGCCTCGAGTGCCAACACGGAGGGGGACCGAGGAGAAGTAAATCTTTTTCCACAGTGTCTTATATCACTGCGGGCTTAAGTCCTGGAAGAGGATGCCCATGCCCCATAGCTCGTTCTGCAGCATGA